In Topomyia yanbarensis strain Yona2022 chromosome 2, ASM3024719v1, whole genome shotgun sequence, one DNA window encodes the following:
- the LOC131682765 gene encoding dihydrofolate reductase, protein MKKFSLIVAVCENGGIGYKGDLPWKLKQELKYFSRTTKKLNNPTKRNAIIMGRKTYFGVPETKRPLPERLNIVLTRDPSSNIYPNDVVVCKSLQEALNKLEDIPLVDEIENVWIVGGTAVYKEAMQSTRCHRIYLTEIQTAFECDAFFPEITNDFKLVENDADIPQDVQEENGIKYRYKIYEKVSN, encoded by the exons atgaaaaagttttctctGATCGTGGCCGTGTGTGAAAACGGTGGTATTGGTTAcaaaggagatctgccttggaAGCTAAA GCAAGAATTGAAGTATTTTTCTAGAACAacgaaaaaattaaacaatcccACTAAACGCAATGCAATTATTATGGGCCGTAAAACCTACTTCGGTGTTCCAGAAACGAAACGGCCTTTGCCGGAAAGACTTAACATTGTGTTGACTCGTGATCCGAGCTCGAATATTTATCCTAACGATGTAGTGGTTTGTAAAAGTTTGCAAGAGGCATTGAATAAACTGGAGGATATCCCATTGGTTGACGAGATCGAAAACGTATGGATTGTTGGTGGCACTGCTGTATACAAAGAAGCAATGCAATCGACTAGATGTCATCGCATTTACCTCACAGAAATACAGACGGCTTTTGAATGTGATGCGTTTTTTCCGGAAATAACAAATGATTTTAAATTGGTAGAAAATGATGCCGATATACCGCAAGATGTTCAAGAAGAAAACGGAATTAAATATCGGTACAAAATCTACGAGAAAGTTTCAAATTGA
- the LOC131682767 gene encoding succinate dehydrogenase assembly factor 3, mitochondrial → MCLAHVQRVRILYKTILRLHRGLPKELHSLGNQYVKDEFRRHKTCSNQEASLFMHEWTDYAITLANQLGVKGKPKSLDNIGGNLDLPKLDDFRDEQIAQLYELLLATKGSDEKCSN, encoded by the exons ATGTGTCTCGCACATGTACAACGAGTGCGTATTTTATATAAAACAATCTTAAGGCTCCATAGAG GGTTACCAAAGGAGTTGCATTCGTTGGGCAATCAGTACGTGAAAGATGAATTCCGACGGCATAAAACATGCTCAAATCAAGAAGCTTCATTGTTTATGCATGAATGGACG GATTATGCAATTACGTTAGCAAACCAGTTAGGAGTAAAGGGTAAACCGAAGTCCTTAGACAACATTGGTGGTAACCTAGACTTACCTAAATTAGACGATTTTAGAGACGAGCAAATCGCACAACTTTACGAGTTATTACTAGCGACCAAGGGAAGTGACGAAAAATGTTCTAACTAG